Proteins from one Gibbsiella quercinecans genomic window:
- a CDS encoding alpha-ketoacid dehydrogenase subunit beta, which produces MARKLSMKLAINEAIDQEMARDPSVIMLGEDIVGGMGADGEKDAWGGVLGVTKGLYAKHGDRLLDTPLSESAYVGAAIGAAACGMRPIAELMFIDFMGVCFDQIFNQAAKFRYMFGGKAQTPVVIRAMVGAGFRAAAQHSQMLTPLFTHIPGLKVVCPSTPYDTKGLLIQAIRDNDPVIFCEHKNLYGIEGDVPEKPYAIPFGEASIVRDGSDVSIISYGLMVHRALDAAAQLAKQGISVEVVDLRSLSPLDLDTVIETVENTGRLVVVDEAHPRCNIATDIIAQVVQHAFGALKAPPQMISAPHTPVPFSPALEDRYLPSVDSIISAVQRTLGHKGAH; this is translated from the coding sequence ATGGCTCGTAAACTTAGTATGAAGCTCGCTATCAATGAAGCGATAGACCAGGAAATGGCACGCGATCCCAGTGTGATTATGCTCGGTGAGGATATCGTCGGCGGAATGGGCGCCGACGGAGAAAAAGACGCCTGGGGCGGCGTGCTGGGCGTCACTAAAGGGCTATACGCCAAGCATGGCGATCGCCTGCTGGACACCCCGCTGTCGGAATCGGCCTACGTCGGCGCAGCCATCGGCGCCGCGGCCTGCGGTATGCGCCCGATCGCCGAACTGATGTTTATCGATTTCATGGGCGTCTGTTTCGATCAAATCTTCAACCAGGCCGCCAAGTTCCGCTATATGTTCGGCGGCAAAGCGCAAACGCCGGTGGTGATCCGCGCGATGGTCGGCGCCGGCTTCCGCGCCGCCGCACAGCATTCCCAAATGTTGACGCCGCTGTTTACCCATATTCCTGGGTTAAAGGTCGTCTGCCCCAGCACCCCGTACGATACCAAGGGGCTGCTGATCCAGGCCATCCGCGATAACGATCCGGTGATCTTCTGCGAGCACAAAAACCTGTACGGCATTGAAGGCGATGTGCCCGAAAAGCCGTATGCCATCCCGTTTGGCGAAGCCAGCATCGTGCGTGACGGCAGCGATGTCTCCATCATTAGCTATGGGCTGATGGTGCACCGCGCGCTCGACGCTGCGGCGCAGTTGGCGAAACAGGGCATCAGCGTGGAGGTGGTTGATTTGCGCTCGCTGTCACCGCTGGATCTCGACACCGTTATCGAAACGGTAGAAAACACCGGCCGCCTGGTCGTGGTGGATGAAGCGCACCCCCGCTGCAACATTGCCACCGATATTATCGCCCAGGTGGTGCAGCATGCGTTCGGTGCGCTGAAAGCGCCGCCGCAGATGATCAGCGCACCCCATACCCCCGTCCCCTTCTCGCCCGCGCTGGAAGACCGCTATCTGCCAAGCGTAGACAGCATTATCAGCGCCGTACAACGCACGCTCGGCCATAAGGGGGCACACTGA
- a CDS encoding acetoin dehydrogenase dihydrolipoyllysine-residue acetyltransferase subunit gives MSDNTIIPVVMPKWGLSMREGTVNEWLVEEGNEIAPGMAILNVETDKIANAVEATDAGILRRKVAQAGDILPVKALLGVLAPPAISEAEIDAFISAWETPADSDEESEDEQASTAWLTVDGLQIRYTSRGAGEETVLFIHGFGGDLDNWLFNLDALAERYRVVALDLPGHGQSATPLPGARLSDLADFIAAFMDALSLPAAHLIGHSLGGAVAAELALRQPGRVRSLALIGSAGFGQEINQRYIEGFINAQARRELKPVVELLFADPALVSRQMLDDLLRYKRLDGVDDALTALQNSLFAGGEQSTLPGLQLHDAGIPLLLIWGAEDQIIPVQHAQQAPAHAQVEILSAAGHMPQMEKAAEVNSLLQQHLGAV, from the coding sequence ATGAGCGATAACACCATTATTCCCGTTGTTATGCCCAAGTGGGGGCTGTCGATGCGTGAAGGCACGGTCAATGAGTGGCTGGTTGAGGAAGGCAACGAGATCGCGCCGGGCATGGCGATTCTGAATGTGGAAACCGATAAAATCGCCAACGCGGTTGAAGCCACCGATGCCGGTATCCTGCGGCGCAAGGTCGCACAAGCGGGCGATATTCTGCCGGTGAAAGCCCTGCTGGGCGTGCTGGCACCGCCAGCGATTAGCGAAGCGGAGATAGATGCCTTTATCAGCGCCTGGGAAACCCCGGCCGACAGCGACGAAGAGAGCGAAGACGAGCAGGCAAGCACCGCCTGGCTGACGGTGGACGGCCTGCAAATTCGCTACACCAGCCGCGGCGCCGGCGAAGAAACCGTGCTGTTTATCCACGGCTTCGGCGGCGATCTGGACAACTGGCTGTTCAATCTGGACGCGCTGGCCGAACGTTACCGGGTAGTGGCGCTCGATCTGCCCGGCCACGGGCAATCCGCCACCCCGTTACCGGGCGCCCGCTTGAGCGATCTGGCGGATTTCATCGCTGCCTTTATGGATGCGCTATCGCTGCCTGCCGCCCACCTGATCGGCCACTCGCTGGGCGGCGCTGTCGCCGCCGAACTGGCGCTGCGCCAACCTGGGCGCGTGCGCTCACTGGCGCTGATCGGCAGCGCCGGCTTCGGCCAGGAGATCAATCAGCGTTATATTGAGGGCTTTATCAACGCCCAGGCGCGCAGGGAGTTGAAACCGGTGGTTGAGTTGCTGTTTGCCGATCCCGCCCTGGTCAGCCGGCAAATGCTCGACGATCTGCTCAGGTACAAACGGCTGGATGGCGTGGACGATGCACTCACGGCCCTGCAAAATAGCCTGTTTGCCGGAGGCGAGCAAAGCACGCTGCCGGGCCTGCAGTTGCATGATGCCGGCATACCGCTGCTGTTGATTTGGGGCGCGGAAGATCAGATTATCCCTGTTCAACACGCACAACAGGCGCCGGCGCATGCCCAGGTGGAAATCCTCAGCGCTGCCGGCCATATGCCGCAGATGGAAAAGGCCGCGGAAGTTAACTCGCTACTGCAGCAGCATCTGGGCGCCGTTTAA
- a CDS encoding lipoyl protein ligase domain-containing protein, producing MPHTSAATARCGLFHWLHNQLQHCDDPTTAEDELFGYAAAGTAVAKIWQAPQALVAPRTYTRHAPLEQVRQRFSAQGCPVFLRKSGGGLVPQGPGIINLSLAYPLQQSLGDAATPVYLHLCEILRDTLQTFGIASRFQAVSGSFCDGRFNLACGNPDDARKIAGTAQYWQPLPGQTDGQARRHIVLAHAVLLVAVDLPRVHQWANSFEQQIGSGRHYDAAKTVDMAALMNAGPERQQALCQQVSTALGESVRQRAAPFATR from the coding sequence ATGCCGCACACATCGGCCGCAACCGCGCGTTGCGGCCTGTTTCACTGGTTACACAACCAATTACAGCACTGCGACGATCCGACAACCGCCGAGGACGAGCTGTTTGGCTATGCCGCGGCGGGCACGGCGGTGGCGAAAATCTGGCAGGCGCCGCAAGCGCTGGTCGCCCCGCGAACTTACACACGCCATGCGCCCCTGGAACAGGTGCGCCAACGCTTTAGCGCTCAGGGTTGCCCGGTGTTCCTGCGCAAATCCGGCGGCGGCCTGGTGCCGCAGGGGCCGGGCATCATCAATCTTAGCCTGGCCTATCCGCTGCAACAAAGCCTGGGGGACGCGGCAACGCCGGTTTACCTGCATCTGTGCGAAATACTGCGCGACACGCTGCAAACATTCGGCATTGCCAGCCGCTTTCAGGCGGTGAGCGGCTCCTTTTGCGATGGCCGCTTTAACCTGGCCTGCGGCAACCCTGACGATGCGCGCAAGATCGCTGGCACGGCACAGTACTGGCAGCCACTGCCCGGCCAGACGGACGGCCAAGCCCGGCGCCACATCGTGCTGGCGCACGCGGTGCTGCTGGTGGCGGTGGATTTGCCACGGGTGCATCAGTGGGCGAATTCGTTTGAACAGCAGATTGGCAGCGGCCGCCATTACGATGCGGCGAAAACCGTGGATATGGCGGCGTTGATGAATGCCGGCCCCGAACGGCAGCAGGCGTTATGCCAGCAGGTAAGCACGGCGCTGGGGGAAAGTGTGCGCCAGCGGGCAGCGCCGTTTGCCACCCGCTAG
- a CDS encoding acetoin reductase: MKLQQKVALVTGGAQGIGRAIALRLATDGANIALVDLNEEKLAQVAGEIRALGREATTFVADISRRDEVYAAIEHAAGELGGFDIMVNNAGIAQVNPLADVSEAEVARIFSINVNGVLWGIQAAAAKFKALGHKGKIISASSIAGHEGFAMLGVYSATKFAVRALTQAAAKEYASAGITVNAYCPGVVGTDMWVEIDQRFADVTGTPVGETYKKFVDGIALGRAQTPEDVAALVTFLASEDSDYITGQSILTDGGLVYR; this comes from the coding sequence GTGAAATTACAACAGAAAGTGGCTTTGGTTACGGGTGGTGCACAAGGGATTGGCCGGGCCATCGCCCTGCGGTTGGCAACTGACGGCGCCAATATCGCCCTGGTGGACCTTAATGAAGAAAAATTGGCGCAAGTTGCCGGCGAGATCCGGGCTTTAGGGCGTGAAGCAACAACCTTTGTTGCCGATATCAGCCGCCGTGACGAGGTGTATGCCGCCATCGAACATGCCGCAGGTGAACTGGGTGGGTTTGATATCATGGTGAATAATGCCGGCATCGCGCAGGTTAACCCACTGGCCGATGTCAGCGAAGCCGAAGTGGCGCGCATTTTCAGTATCAACGTTAACGGCGTGCTGTGGGGCATCCAGGCCGCGGCGGCCAAATTCAAGGCGCTGGGGCACAAGGGCAAAATCATCAGCGCCTCTTCCATCGCTGGGCATGAAGGCTTCGCTATGCTCGGGGTGTATTCCGCCACCAAGTTTGCCGTGCGCGCACTCACGCAGGCGGCGGCCAAAGAATATGCCAGCGCGGGCATTACGGTGAATGCCTATTGCCCGGGGGTGGTCGGCACCGATATGTGGGTTGAGATCGACCAGCGCTTTGCTGATGTGACCGGCACGCCGGTAGGCGAAACCTATAAGAAATTCGTCGACGGTATTGCGCTCGGCCGCGCGCAAACGCCAGAGGACGTGGCCGCACTGGTGACGTTCCTCGCCAGTGAGGATTCGGATTACATCACCGGCCAGTCGATCCTGACCGACGGCGGCCTGGTTTACCGTTAA
- a CDS encoding 2,3-butanediol dehydrogenase: protein MKAARWYKARDIRVEDIAEPTASAGQVKIKVAWTGICGSDLHEYIAGPIFIPVNAPHPLSHDRAPIVLGHEFSGEVVAVGSGVTHCQPGDRVVVEPILACGHCAACKQDKYNLCSQLGFHGLSGGGGGFASYTVVQAQRVHKMPDALSFEQGALVEPAAVALHAVRMSRLKAGDKAAVFGAGPIGLLIIEALRAAGASEIYAVELSPQRAAKATELGARAVIDPGKEDAVARLQALSDGGVDVAFEVTGVPAVLAQCINSTHYEGETVVVSIWEKEASFQPNTLVLHERSVKGIIAYRHIFPAVMELMTRGYFQADKLVSKKILLDDIVEQGFETLVREKQQVKILVQPPV, encoded by the coding sequence GTGAAAGCAGCGCGTTGGTACAAGGCCCGCGATATCCGGGTTGAGGACATTGCAGAACCTACCGCCTCTGCCGGGCAGGTGAAGATCAAAGTAGCGTGGACGGGCATTTGCGGTAGCGATCTGCACGAATACATCGCCGGGCCGATTTTTATTCCGGTTAATGCGCCACACCCGCTTAGCCACGATCGCGCGCCGATTGTGCTTGGCCATGAGTTTTCCGGTGAGGTGGTGGCCGTGGGCAGCGGCGTGACGCATTGCCAACCGGGCGATCGGGTGGTGGTGGAGCCGATTCTGGCCTGCGGCCACTGCGCCGCCTGCAAGCAAGATAAGTACAATCTGTGCAGCCAGCTTGGTTTCCACGGCCTGTCGGGCGGCGGCGGCGGGTTTGCCAGCTATACCGTGGTGCAGGCGCAGCGGGTGCACAAGATGCCGGATGCGCTGTCCTTTGAACAGGGGGCGTTGGTGGAGCCGGCGGCGGTGGCGCTGCATGCGGTGCGCATGAGCCGGTTGAAGGCCGGCGACAAGGCGGCGGTGTTTGGTGCCGGGCCAATCGGCCTGCTGATTATTGAGGCGCTGCGTGCGGCGGGCGCCAGTGAGATCTATGCCGTCGAGCTTTCTCCGCAGCGGGCGGCCAAGGCGACGGAATTGGGCGCCAGGGCAGTGATCGATCCCGGCAAAGAAGATGCGGTTGCCCGCTTACAGGCGCTGAGCGACGGCGGGGTGGATGTGGCGTTTGAAGTCACCGGCGTGCCGGCGGTGCTGGCGCAGTGCATTAACAGCACCCATTACGAAGGGGAAACCGTTGTGGTTTCCATCTGGGAAAAAGAAGCCTCGTTTCAGCCCAATACGCTGGTGCTGCATGAGCGCTCGGTGAAAGGCATCATCGCCTATCGGCATATATTCCCAGCGGTAATGGAACTGATGACCCGCGGCTATTTTCAGGCCGATAAGCTGGTGAGCAAGAAGATCCTGTTAGACGACATTGTCGAGCAGGGGTTTGAAACCCTAGTGCGCGAAAAGCAACAGGTTAAAATTCTGGTGCAGCCGCCGGTATAG
- a CDS encoding 6-phospho-beta-glucosidase has protein sequence MSGFKEGFLWGGAVAAHQLEGGWKEGGKGVSIADVMTAGEHGMPREITDGVLPGKNYPNHEAIDFYHRYKDDIQLFAEMGFKCFRTSIAWARIFPLGDELEPNEAGLQFYDDLFDECLKFGIEPVITLSHFEMPYHLVTEYGGWRNRKLIDFFVRFAQVVFTRYQHKVKYWMTFNEINNQANFHEDFAPFTNSGLKYQPGEDRERLMYQAAHYELVASALAVKVAREINASMRVGCMIAMCPIYPLSCAPNDMMMAMNAMHRRYWFTDVHVRGKYPPHLLNYFKRRGFALDITADDCQALAQGRVDYIGFSYYMSFATKATDDNPQLDYHETKSLVSNPHVQKSQWGWQIDPVGLRYSLNWFWDHYQLPMFIVENGFGAIDVLENDGMVNDQYRIDYLSAHIAEMKKAVMEDGVDLMGYTPWGCIDLVSAGTGEMKKRYGFIYVDKDNEGNGTLARSPKKSFTWYQNVIASNGETL, from the coding sequence ATGTCTGGATTTAAAGAAGGTTTTCTGTGGGGCGGGGCGGTCGCTGCGCATCAGTTAGAGGGCGGTTGGAAAGAAGGCGGTAAGGGAGTGAGCATCGCCGATGTGATGACGGCTGGTGAACATGGCATGCCGCGCGAAATCACCGACGGCGTGCTGCCTGGTAAAAATTATCCTAACCATGAAGCCATTGATTTTTATCACCGTTATAAGGATGACATTCAGCTTTTCGCCGAGATGGGGTTTAAATGTTTCCGCACTTCGATTGCCTGGGCGCGTATTTTCCCATTGGGCGACGAACTGGAACCCAACGAAGCCGGCCTGCAGTTCTATGATGACCTGTTTGATGAATGCCTGAAGTTCGGCATTGAACCTGTGATAACGCTCTCTCACTTCGAAATGCCTTACCATCTGGTTACTGAATATGGTGGCTGGCGTAACCGTAAACTGATCGACTTCTTTGTGCGTTTTGCCCAGGTGGTATTTACCCGTTACCAGCACAAAGTGAAATACTGGATGACCTTTAACGAGATTAACAACCAGGCGAATTTCCATGAAGATTTTGCGCCGTTCACTAACTCCGGTTTGAAATACCAGCCAGGTGAGGATCGCGAGCGGCTAATGTACCAGGCTGCGCATTATGAGCTGGTGGCCAGCGCGCTGGCGGTGAAAGTTGCTCGTGAAATTAATGCGTCGATGCGGGTAGGTTGTATGATAGCGATGTGCCCAATTTACCCGTTGAGCTGTGCGCCGAATGACATGATGATGGCGATGAACGCTATGCACCGTCGTTATTGGTTTACCGATGTTCATGTGCGCGGCAAGTATCCCCCGCATCTGCTGAACTACTTTAAACGCCGCGGTTTTGCTTTGGATATTACGGCAGACGACTGTCAAGCGCTGGCCCAGGGCCGCGTCGACTATATCGGCTTTAGCTACTATATGTCGTTTGCCACTAAAGCCACCGATGACAATCCGCAGTTGGATTACCATGAAACGAAGAGCCTGGTTTCTAACCCCCATGTGCAGAAGTCGCAGTGGGGCTGGCAGATTGATCCGGTGGGGCTGCGTTATTCCCTGAACTGGTTTTGGGATCATTATCAACTGCCGATGTTTATCGTAGAGAATGGTTTTGGTGCTATTGATGTGTTGGAGAACGACGGTATGGTGAACGACCAGTACCGTATCGATTATCTCTCTGCGCATATTGCGGAAATGAAAAAAGCCGTGATGGAAGACGGCGTCGATTTAATGGGCTACACCCCATGGGGCTGCATCGACCTGGTTTCCGCTGGCACCGGCGAAATGAAAAAGCGCTATGGTTTTATTTATGTCGATAAAGATAATGAAGGCAATGGCACCCTGGCGCGTAGCCCGAAGAAATCTTTTACCTGGTACCAGAACGTTATCGCGAGTAATGGCGAAACGCTGTAA
- a CDS encoding PTS lactose/cellobiose transporter subunit IIA — translation MFADESTIMELLIHAGQARSDAMEAIAASRCREWPRAEALMASSEAACREAHRIQTILIGQDEGCGKINVNLILVHAQDHLMTAMLCQDLAKEIIALRKEMTT, via the coding sequence ATGTTTGCTGATGAAAGCACGATTATGGAGCTGCTTATCCATGCGGGGCAGGCGCGCTCGGATGCAATGGAGGCGATAGCCGCTTCGCGTTGCCGGGAGTGGCCGCGCGCGGAGGCGTTGATGGCCAGCTCGGAAGCCGCCTGCCGTGAAGCGCATCGGATACAAACGATACTTATCGGGCAGGATGAAGGATGCGGAAAAATTAATGTTAACCTGATCCTTGTTCATGCACAGGATCATTTAATGACCGCTATGCTGTGCCAGGATTTAGCCAAAGAAATTATTGCCCTACGTAAAGAAATGACTACCTGA
- a CDS encoding PTS sugar transporter subunit IIC, translating into MSFMGAFERGMEKILVPIAIKLNSQIHVSAIRDAFILSFPIVMASSLIILINFAILSPDGFIASLLHLGEIFPHLADAQQVFTPVMNGSVNIMALLIAFLVARNIAISYQQDDLLCGLTTIGAFFVVYTPYTIIDGQAYLTTKYLGPQGLFVAIIVALIASEVFCRLARNPRVTINMPAAVPPAVTRSFKVLLPIFCVMVFFSIANYLLTKISPNGLNDLIYSLIQAPLKEMGTNIVTVLILGVVTNFLWILGIHGPNTIATIREMIFSEANLENLAYTASHGTTWGAPYPITWSSINDAFANCGGSGMTLGLLLAIFIASRRQDYRSLAKMSFVPGLFNINEPVMFGLPIVLNPILVIPFILVPFVNALIGYFFISMEFIPPVAYAVPWTTPGPLIAFFGTGGNWLALCVGFLCLGVSTLIYLPFVIAANKVNAAVAAE; encoded by the coding sequence ATGAGTTTTATGGGCGCTTTTGAACGAGGCATGGAAAAAATCCTTGTTCCCATCGCAATAAAATTAAATTCGCAGATCCATGTATCGGCAATCCGGGATGCGTTTATTTTGTCTTTTCCGATTGTCATGGCCAGTTCTCTGATTATTCTCATCAATTTTGCTATTTTATCCCCCGATGGTTTTATCGCCAGTCTCCTACATTTAGGGGAGATATTTCCGCATCTGGCCGATGCACAGCAAGTTTTTACCCCGGTAATGAACGGTTCAGTCAATATCATGGCGCTATTAATTGCTTTCCTGGTGGCGCGAAATATCGCGATTAGCTATCAGCAAGACGATTTGCTCTGCGGCCTGACGACGATTGGCGCATTCTTCGTGGTGTATACGCCTTACACCATTATTGACGGCCAAGCCTATCTGACCACCAAATACCTTGGGCCACAAGGGCTGTTTGTTGCCATCATCGTCGCGCTGATCGCCAGCGAAGTCTTTTGCCGCCTGGCACGTAATCCAAGGGTTACGATTAACATGCCGGCCGCAGTGCCACCTGCGGTGACGCGGTCGTTTAAAGTGCTTTTGCCGATTTTCTGTGTGATGGTTTTCTTTTCTATCGCCAACTACCTGTTGACGAAGATTTCACCTAATGGGCTTAACGATCTGATCTACTCCTTGATCCAGGCGCCGTTAAAAGAGATGGGAACCAATATCGTCACGGTATTGATTCTTGGTGTAGTGACTAACTTCCTTTGGATCCTGGGAATTCATGGGCCAAATACGATTGCCACGATTCGTGAAATGATTTTCTCGGAAGCTAACCTGGAAAACCTCGCCTACACCGCTTCGCACGGAACCACCTGGGGAGCGCCGTATCCGATAACCTGGAGTAGTATCAACGATGCCTTCGCCAACTGCGGCGGGTCGGGAATGACGCTGGGCCTGTTGCTGGCGATCTTTATCGCCTCCCGGCGCCAAGATTACCGTAGCCTGGCGAAAATGTCTTTCGTACCCGGCCTGTTTAATATTAATGAACCCGTGATGTTTGGTCTGCCGATTGTGCTGAACCCGATTCTGGTTATTCCGTTTATCCTGGTGCCTTTTGTTAACGCACTGATTGGTTATTTCTTTATCAGCATGGAGTTTATTCCACCTGTCGCTTATGCCGTGCCGTGGACGACGCCGGGCCCGCTTATCGCCTTCTTCGGCACCGGCGGCAACTGGTTGGCGCTGTGTGTCGGTTTCCTATGCCTGGGTGTTTCTACCCTGATTTATCTACCGTTTGTGATTGCCGCTAATAAGGTGAATGCCGCTGTGGCCGCTGAATAA
- a CDS encoding PTS sugar transporter subunit IIB gives MTNILLVCAAGMSTSMLVNRMKVYAQGENISVNINALAISEAKEKIKKNEVDVVLLGPQVRFQKKEIEDVAQGLLPVAVIDMKSYGEMNGKAVLEFALALLAKK, from the coding sequence GTGACTAATATATTATTAGTATGTGCGGCTGGGATGTCGACCAGCATGCTGGTTAATCGAATGAAAGTGTATGCTCAAGGCGAAAACATTTCAGTGAATATCAATGCGCTGGCTATTTCTGAGGCCAAGGAAAAAATCAAAAAAAATGAAGTTGATGTTGTTCTGCTTGGGCCACAGGTGCGTTTTCAGAAAAAAGAAATAGAGGATGTGGCGCAAGGTTTGCTGCCAGTAGCGGTTATTGATATGAAGTCTTATGGAGAAATGAATGGCAAGGCAGTGTTGGAATTTGCGCTGGCGTTACTGGCGAAAAAATAA
- a CDS encoding GntR family transcriptional regulator, whose amino-acid sequence MIYKNIINMLKIEINGSNYNIGDFLPSEKELAKQYAISRNTLRKALKELEDDGWIERRHGSGSWIKKKYFQTATNRSDSFSFTQIVNSENKTPSSQVLKFELQHASEEISKMLQLLPGEPVYYVKRLRLINNIPIQLEESWMSATRFPELSFSHVLQSKYSYIEDKCGVKIKGSYQSVLAMNPSVELATILRTSTQDPIIKMYTQAVDEEDHPIDYSILYTNMYEFQIKYYFPRNFSAEGNTFIE is encoded by the coding sequence ATGATCTATAAGAACATAATCAATATGCTTAAAATAGAAATCAATGGTTCTAATTATAACATTGGGGATTTCCTTCCATCGGAGAAAGAGCTGGCCAAGCAATACGCCATCTCACGTAACACGCTTCGTAAAGCACTGAAAGAATTGGAAGATGATGGATGGATTGAACGACGTCATGGTTCAGGAAGCTGGATCAAGAAAAAATACTTTCAGACAGCAACCAACCGTTCAGATAGCTTTAGCTTTACACAGATTGTTAATAGTGAAAATAAAACGCCGTCTAGCCAGGTGCTTAAATTCGAGTTACAGCATGCCTCTGAGGAAATCTCGAAGATGCTTCAACTTCTCCCTGGGGAACCGGTCTACTATGTAAAAAGATTACGCCTTATCAACAATATTCCCATACAGTTAGAAGAAAGCTGGATGTCAGCAACCCGTTTTCCTGAACTGTCATTTTCGCATGTCTTACAATCAAAATATTCATACATAGAGGATAAATGCGGGGTAAAAATAAAAGGGAGTTATCAATCTGTGTTAGCCATGAATCCTTCTGTAGAATTAGCCACTATTTTAAGGACTAGCACGCAAGATCCAATTATAAAAATGTATACCCAAGCCGTTGATGAGGAAGACCATCCCATTGACTACTCAATTCTTTATACCAATATGTATGAATTCCAGATAAAATATTACTTCCCACGAAACTTTAGCGCTGAGGGGAATACCTTCATAGAATGA
- a CDS encoding nitroreductase family protein, with amino-acid sequence MSQLRTPEYPIDAQFVERWSPRALKNDAIDDETLLSLFEAARWAPSAYNLQPWRFSYSKNGSASWGDYLDFLIDFNRGWAQHASALVVVVSKTTSQNGEREVSNPSHAFDTGAAWANLALQAHLKGWQTHCMGGVHHDKIKAALKLPDNYAVHGMIAIGKPGDKALLPDFLQQKEAQSGRLAVADTVAEGLNVKL; translated from the coding sequence ATGAGCCAGCTAAGAACCCCCGAGTACCCGATAGATGCACAGTTTGTTGAACGTTGGTCGCCGCGCGCGTTGAAGAATGATGCGATCGATGATGAAACCCTGCTGAGTCTGTTTGAAGCCGCGCGCTGGGCACCTTCCGCCTATAATCTTCAGCCGTGGCGCTTTAGCTATAGCAAGAACGGCTCCGCCAGCTGGGGCGATTACCTGGATTTTCTGATTGATTTCAACCGCGGCTGGGCGCAGCACGCCTCGGCGCTGGTGGTGGTGGTGTCGAAGACCACCAGCCAGAATGGTGAGCGCGAAGTCAGCAACCCGAGCCATGCGTTTGATACCGGCGCCGCCTGGGCCAACCTGGCGCTGCAGGCGCATCTCAAAGGTTGGCAGACCCACTGCATGGGTGGCGTGCACCATGACAAGATCAAAGCGGCGTTAAAGCTGCCGGACAACTATGCGGTGCACGGTATGATCGCCATCGGCAAGCCCGGCGATAAGGCGCTGCTGCCGGACTTCCTGCAGCAGAAGGAGGCCCAAAGCGGCCGCCTGGCGGTAGCTGATACGGTCGCCGAAGGGTTGAACGTTAAGCTGTAA
- a CDS encoding GntR family transcriptional regulator — MEKAIAEKNGGETRAAARYETIRQVLDDAIRSGAVPAGLVLLEGPLAEVFGTSRVPVRRALGLLHEEGLITRFEGRGFMVAGAGQTVEPQRLPLNRAVLGLDQQEALVDTRSTGEKVFSDLQEALSTCMVFGHYQVNEGHAAAFYNVSRSIIREALMRLRDRGLVEKEPYSQWLAGPLTARQIADHYEIRASLEPIALRKAAPGVAREQLLAALARLEQLEQGRFSLALLEQVEEDLHILCLAPAGNKTLLAMLRQSQSPLIVTRIFYDTLGVNVEAAMLNEHRLVLQLLLQGAYDSAALGLQEHLNRAQTRTLQRLKVLSVLPEPDLPPYLRRLS, encoded by the coding sequence ATGGAAAAAGCCATAGCGGAAAAAAACGGCGGGGAAACGCGGGCGGCGGCGCGTTATGAGACGATCCGTCAGGTGCTGGATGACGCAATCCGCAGTGGTGCGGTGCCGGCCGGGCTGGTGCTGCTGGAAGGGCCGCTGGCCGAGGTCTTCGGCACCAGCCGGGTGCCGGTGCGCCGTGCGCTGGGGCTGCTGCATGAAGAAGGGCTGATAACCCGGTTTGAAGGGCGTGGCTTTATGGTCGCCGGCGCTGGGCAAACGGTGGAGCCGCAGCGCTTGCCGCTTAACCGCGCCGTGCTGGGGCTGGATCAACAGGAAGCTCTGGTGGATACACGCAGCACCGGTGAAAAGGTGTTCAGCGATCTGCAGGAAGCGCTCTCTACCTGCATGGTGTTTGGCCATTATCAGGTGAATGAAGGGCACGCCGCGGCGTTTTACAACGTTAGCCGCAGCATTATCCGTGAGGCGCTGATGCGGCTGCGCGATCGCGGCCTGGTGGAAAAGGAGCCGTACTCGCAGTGGCTGGCCGGGCCGCTGACGGCGCGCCAGATCGCCGATCACTATGAAATTCGCGCCAGCCTGGAGCCAATTGCGCTGCGCAAAGCCGCTCCGGGCGTGGCGCGCGAGCAACTGCTGGCGGCGCTGGCGCGCCTGGAACAGCTAGAGCAGGGCCGTTTTAGCCTGGCGCTGCTGGAACAGGTAGAAGAGGATCTGCATATTCTTTGCCTGGCGCCGGCCGGCAACAAAACCCTGCTGGCGATGTTGCGCCAAAGCCAATCACCGCTGATCGTCACGCGTATCTTCTATGACACGCTCGGGGTTAACGTGGAGGCGGCGATGCTCAATGAGCACCGGCTGGTGCTGCAACTGTTGCTGCAGGGGGCGTATGACTCCGCCGCGCTCGGCCTGCAGGAACACCTCAACCGGGCCCAGACGCGGACCTTGCAGCGCTTGAAGGTGCTTTCCGTCCTGCCCGAGCCGGATCTACCGCCTTACCTGCGGCGCCTGAGCTAG